DNA sequence from the Myxococcus guangdongensis genome:
CGGACGGCAGCGTGTCCCAGTCACTCCAGGCGGGGTTCAACTGGGGGCTCGGCATCGGACCTGGGGGTGAGGTGCTGGTGGCCAATGACTGGCTCGTGGGCATCCTGCAGCCGAACGGCGTGTTGGCGGACTTCGACAGGGAGCTCACCTGGGAGGGGCCGGTGCCCTGGAGCTACAAGGGGCACAACGCGCAGCTCAACAGCCTGGAGTCCTTCGACCACTGGCGCGCCATCGCTCGCACGAAGGCGTGGACGACCTGGGTGGGCAGTCGTGACTTCGGCCTGTGGCGCATGGAGCAGACGGACCGCTCCAGCGCGAACTACACGCGCATCACCACCCTGCCCTCCTCCAACGTGACGGCGCTGGCTGCCACCGATGGGGGCATCGTCTACGTGGGCACGCAGGACCAGGGACTGTGGCGCATCGAGGAGGATGGGACGACGCTCAACCGCGTGGAGACCGCGAACGGGCGACAGGTGCTCCAGCTCGTCTACGACCCCACCGTGGCACCGGCCATGCTCTATGTGCTGACCGACCTGGGGCTGACCGTGCTGCGGGAGTAGCACGCACCAATACATCCACCCGTGCCGTGAGGAGCTCACGGCAACGGGTCTGTTTTACCTACCACTTGAGTGGTATGGCTCGCGCCCATCCATGGATTCAAAGTCTCACGCTGTGCCAATCGGCACGACAACCCGTCTCATCAGGACGGAAGTGGAGACCACCATGGCGACCGTGGGAGAGCGATTCAAGACAGGAACGACGTGCCCCGTCTGGGGCAACTACATCTTCGATGGATATACGGACAACACGACCACGCCAGCGCCGACCAGCGAGGAGCGCGTCATCCAGCTCAACGTGGGCGCGACGTTCCCGCCCGTCAGGTCCACCAACAAGGGGGCGTACTGGAAGCTCGCGCGAATCCTGTAGTCAGTATGACTCCCACGCAGGCAGCGTCACGAAGCCACGAGTTCACGCATCGGGAGCTGCCTGCGTGACATGAGGTAGGCCACGCCGAGGTTGGGGACCCAGCAGAGCCACGCGACGATTCGGTAGGCCGTGACGAAGTCGCCCAGCGAGTGGACCAGCACGGGCATCCACAACCTCAGCGTGACCGCCGCGAAGCACGCAGCGAAGCTGTAGGTCATCATGAGCCGGTGCTCCTCGACCCGCCGGTTCCTGATGAGCCACCAGGCCCAGGCCGTCGTCGCGAGCCAGATGACACCCAGGCTGACGAAGCCCGACGCGGCGATGAAGCCTCCCGTGGCGAAGAAGCCGATGTACACGGCCGCGAGCCCGCTCAGGAAGACCGCCCCGACATAGATCTTCCCGAGGCTTCGGTGCGCCCGCGGATACCGGAGCCGCAACCTCGCGACGAACTGCGTCCAGCCCACCGCCAGCGCGAGCCCGCCCATCGCGATGTGCACATAGAAGGCCGCATTCCAGACGAGGTCCATCAGCAACGCCTCGTCCTTCGAGCCGCGAATCCCGAAGGTCGAGCCCGCGAGGAAGTAGCTGATGGGATACAGCCCCACCGCCACGCAAAGGAAGCCGAAGACGAACCAGCGTGCCTTGCGTGTCATCGTGGAGACCCAGGGTTCGAGATGGAGCGGCGCCGCGCGAACATCAATCGCCCACGGTTACGGACCGCGCCCCGCTCGATTGCATCTCACTCCGGAGAAGACGGCGCACGCAGCTCCATCTTCAGCGACTGCTTGCCCACCCACTCACCGCGCAGCAGGTTCTTCCCCACCTCCAGCCGCAGACTCCCCGTCGAGTTGCCGTCGGCGTCCCGCTCCTGCAGCTCGAGCTTCCCGCCCTCCAACCGGCCGTCCACCTCAATCGGCTTGCGGTGCTTCTCGTAGAAGTACACGCCAGAGACCGAGTCATCGCGCTGCCGCTCCAACATCATGACGATGGGCATCTTGCCGATTCGCCCCCGCAGCACCTGGCCGAAGACGTCGCCGGACACCCCCTGCCCCTCCCCCAGCAACACCCGCTTGCCGTAGGCCGTCAGATGCGGACGCAGTGAGTCGTAGGACAGCGCCAGGCTGACCTTGTCGACGTCGTCGAGCGCGCGCGACGCGTGATTGCTGCAGCGTCCGGCAATCATCCGCGCCTCCGCCCCATCGAACTCCCAGCGCTCATGGAAGTAACTCCTGGTGCGCTCCTCCTCCGCATTCGCCTCCACACCCTCCAGACACTCACGGTTGAACGCGAGCCGCTCCTCCAGGTTCTCCACCGTGTCGCTCGCGGGCGTCTTCTTGCTCGACGGCTTCAGCTCCCGCTCATACCGCGCGACTTGTTCCCGATAGAGCCGCAGCTTCTCCTTGTGCATGCGCAGCACCAGCGCGCGCACACCCGCAGGAGTGAACAACTCTCCCGGGTTCACCTGCCGCCCCGTCCGCGTGTCGAAGGTGTAGGCCACGCTGTACGACTCGCAGTAGGCCCCGCAGCCCTCGACATCGAAACGAATCGTGAGCAGGCGCCCATCGTTCCGCGTCACGCTGAAGCTCTGCTCGGAGAGACCCGACAAATCGAGCCCATCCGCCGGCAACCGCGCCGCCACCTTCGTGGGCGTCAGTGCCTTGAACCGACCGATGAACAAACCGTCGTTGATGTTGGCGCCCACCTCCGGCGTGCCGTGGGTGACCAGCGCCATCTGGAGGTCACCCACCGGGAAGACACTCTCCGCCTCCGGCTTGGGGATGACCTTCAGCGTGCGCACCTCCAGGCCCTCCGCCCCTGCCCTCCCCGTGAACAGCACGGCCAGGAGCGGGAGCAGCACGAGACGGACGGGAAGGCGCTTCATCGGCAAGACCTCGGACAGGATGACCACGCCGGCATCCTGCCTCACGGCCTCACCGAAGGGCATCCCGAGGAGCACGCCTCAATACCGCGGCGTCGCCCCGAGACGAGGCGTGTACACGTTCGCGCTCACAGAGCGGACATCCACGTCGACGCCAATCAGGCTTTCCGCGTGCCCCAGGAAAAAATACCCCGTGGGCGCGAGCCGCTGAAGCATCCCGCCAATCACCCGGCCCCGCGCCTCCGCGCCGAAGTAGATGAGCACGTTGCGACAGAAGATGAGGTCGAACGGCCCCGGAGGCCACTCGCCGGGCGCGTTCAGGTTGACGCGCGCGTAGCGCATCAGCGCCCGCAGCTCCGGCCCCGCCTTCATCATGCCTTCCTGTGTCCGCACGCCCTTGAGCATGTACGCCCGCAGCAACGGCGGAGGAATCGTGGCCGCCCGCTCCAGCCCCCACAACCCCTCCTGCGTCCGCTCCAACGCCCACGTGGACAGGTCCGTCGCCAGGACCTCCAGGCTCCACCCCGAGCCTCGCGGGAACGCCTCCAACAAGCACATCGCGAGCGAATACGGCTCCTCCCCCGTGGAGCACGCCGCGCTCCAGACCCGGATGCTCCGGGCCCGACGCCCCGCGTTCGCCTGCGCAATCCAGTCGGGGAAGACGCGCTCGCGCAGCAGCTCGAAGTGCTGAGGCTCGCGGAAGAACGCCGTCTCATGGGTGCAGAGGCTGTCCAGCATCCGCACCTTCTCGGCCTCGTGCCCCCGCTCGGTGACGTACGCGTAATACGCGCCGAACGACGTCAGCCCCAGCTCCCGGAGCCGACGCGAGAGCCGGTTCGCCACCAGCGCATCCTTGGACTGCGACAGGTGGATGCCCGCCTCTCGCTCCACCAACGCCTGGAACAGGGCGAGCTCCCGCGCGGTCAACACCGGGGGCGGGGCGAGCAGCCGCGTGAAGTCGCTCATCGCGTCAGCCGTTGCCGGGAGCCTCATCCGGAATGGGCTCGACGACGACGGGGACGGGCGTGTCCAGCGTCTCGGCCCCGGCGGTGGGCTCCGCGGAGGCCGTCTCCAGGCTGAGCAGCTCCGCCACCGACAACAGCCGGTCCAGGTCCAACAACAGGATGAACGTGTCCTCGTGTCGCCCCAGGCCCAGGAGGAAGTCCAGGCGCACGCGCGTGCCGAACGCCGGCGGCTGCTCGATGTCCTCCGGCCCCAACTCCAGGACCTCGCTCACCGAGTCCGCCAGCAGGCCCATGGCGCTCTGCCGCCCGTCGAGCGACACCTCGACGATGACGAAGCACGTCCACCGGGTGATGGGCCTCGGCGGCAGACCAAACTTCACCGCCAGGTCCACCACCGGCACCACGCTGCCTCGCAGGTTGATGACCCCCTGCACCGCCGCGGGCATGCCCGGCACCCGGGTGATGGGGCGGTGCTCGATGATCTCCCTCACCCGCAGGATGCCGACGCCGTACTCCTCCCCCGCGAGCATGAAGCTCAGGAAGTTGGACCGGCCGGACTTCTCGATGGAGTCGCTCATGGCTCGGGCGCCTAGAACCGCTGGAAGTCCTGGTTCGAACCCGGCGCCGGTGACGCGGGCATCGGGCCCTGCGCCGCCGCGAACAGCGACCTCGCCGGGGACGAGGGCGGACGCTGCGTGGGCGGCTTCGGCAGCGACAGCCCACGCCCCCCATACCCCGAGCCATCCGCGAGGCGGAAGAACGTCATCATCTGCAAGAGCGACTCGGCCTGCGTCGCCATCTCCTCGGCCGTGGAGGACAGCTCCTCCGCCGCGGACGCGTTGCGCTGGGTGACCTGGTCCACCTGCACCATCGCGCGGTTCATCTGCGACACGCCGATGGCCTGCTCCTTCGACACCGTCGTCACCTGCTGCACCAGCTCCGCCGTGCGGCGGATGCCCGGCACCAGCTCCGCCAGCAACTGCCCGCTGCGCTCGGCGACCCGGACGCTGGCGCTGGCCAGCGCGCCAATCTCCTTCGCGGACTTCTGGCTGCGCTCGGCCAGCTTGCGCACCTCCGTGGCCACCACCGAGAAGCCCCGGCCATGCTCACCCGCGCGCGCCGCCTCCACCGCGGCGTTCAGCGCGAGCAGGTTCGTCTGGTAGGCAATCTCCTCGATGATGGAGATGCGCTCCGCGATGGCGTTCATCGCGTCCACCGTCTCCTTCACCGCGCGCCCGCTCTCCTCCGCGTCACGCGCGCCCTTGACCGCCATCTGCTCCATCTGCCGGCTGTTCTCCGCGTTCTGGCTGATGGTGAGGTTGAGCTGCTCCAGGCTCGCGGTGGTCTCCTCCACCGAGGCCGCCTGGGTGCTGGTCCCCTGGGACAGGCTCTGAGAGGCGGCCGCCACCTGGGTGGACGCGGAGGACAGCGAGCCCGCCGCGCCGCGCACCTCGCTGATGACTCCCGACAGGCGGTGAATCATCTCCCGCATGCCCGTCATCATCTGCCCCGTCTCGTCCTTGCCGCGAACGGAGATGCTCGCCGTCAAATCACCGCCCGTCACCTGCTCGGTCACCTGCACCGCCTCGGTCAGCGGGCGGACGATGCTCCGCGTCAGGATGAAGGACAGCGCGCCCGCGAGCATCACGCCCAGCGCGCCGCCGAAGATGAGGGTGTCGTACAGGAGCTCCACGAGCCGCGCGACGTCCTCCGCGCGCCGCGTCTGCAGCGCGGACTCCTCGGAGGCCACCTCGGTGAGCAGCGAGCGCATCCGGTCCGCCATCTCCTTGCCACGCGCGCCCTTCACCTCCTCGAAGATGGCGCTCAGGTCCGCCTTGCCCGCGACGACCTCGCGACGACGCGCGATGGTGGACTCGAGGTACTGGCCCTGCCACTGCTGGGCCAGGTCCCGGACCTCCTGCAGCCGCTCCTGCTGTCGGGAGCTGGCCAGGGTCAGCTCCCGGATGTGATTGAGGTTCTGGGCGAGGCTGATGCGCGCCGCGGTGTAGGAGTCCAGGAAGCGGTCGTCGCCCGTGATGAGGAAGCCGCGCTGGCCCGTCTCCAGGTCGGAGAGGTCCCCCTCCAGCGTCCGCACCGTCATGAGCACCTCGGTGCTCTGCTTGCTCCCGACGTCCGCCGCCGCGGTGCGGCTGAGCGTCGAGTACGTCGCCAGCACGACGCCGATGAGGATGACCACCAGGGTCGTGAAGGCCAGCAACAATTTGCGGGTGATGCTCAGGTTGTCGAACACGTTCAGGTCTCCGGAGAAGCGCGGGAGAAAGAGGCGCGAGGGTCGGCGCCCGGCGTGAGCGCGCTCTCGAGGAAGAGGGATTCAGGGGACTCGGCGGCGCGGCGGATGGCCCGGCGCACCAGCGCGGAGGTGTCCAGGATGAGGCCCACCCGGCCATCTCCCAGGATGGTCGACCCGGAGATGCCGGGCGCATCCTGGAACAGCCGCCCCAGGGGCCGGATGACACGCTGCCCCTCGCCCTGGAGATGGTCCACCGCCAGCCCGACGATGCCGTCCGGGTGTCGCAGCACGACGACGTTCTCCCGGCCCGGCGCCGTGCCGCCCACGCCGAAGACGCTGCGCAGGCGCAGGTAGGGCAAGGGCTGTCCGCGCAGCGCCAGCATGCCGGCCTCGTCGCCCGTGCGTTGGGAAGCGGGGAGCTCCAGGCACTCCTGCACCAGCTCGATGGGGACCACGTAGACCTGGTCACCCACGCCCATGGCGAACCCCTGGATGACGGCGAGCGTGAGCGGCAACCGGAGCGTCATCGTGGTGCCGTGGCCCTCCCGGGTCCGCACGGCCACCGTGCCGCGCATGGCCTCCACGTCGCGGCGGACCACGTCCATCCCCACGCCGCGGCCCGACAGCTCCGTCACCGCCCTCGCGGTGGAGAACCCAGGCTCGAAGATGAGCCGGTCGACCTCTTCGTCCCGCAGCCGCTCCGGGTTCGCCACCAGGCCCCGCTCGCGGGCGCGCTCCCGGACGCGCTCGCGCTGGATGCCCCGGCCATCATCGGACAGCTCCACCACGACGCCCCCCGCCTCGTGGACGGCCCGCAGGCGCAGCCGACCACACGCCTCCTTGCCCGCCGCCTGCCGCTCGGCCGGTGCCTCGATGCCGTGGTCCAGGGCGTTGCGCAGCAGGTGGAGCAAGGGGTCTCTCAGGGCCTCCAGCACCGCCGTGTCCAACGTGACGTCCTCGCCCTCCAACTCCAGCAGGGCCAGCTTCCCCTGCGCCCGGGCCAGGTCGCGGACGGTGCGCAGGTGCTGCCGGAACAGCGGCCCGACGGGGACCATGCGCACGCGCATCACCTCGTCCTGGAGCTCCTGGAAGAGCGGGTCCATCTCCCGCTGCTGGGTGAGGGCTTCGTCCCAGCTGGCGCCAGAGGCCTCCGCCTCCATCAGGAACTGCGTCATGCGCCCCCGCGCGATGGACAGCTCCGCGGCGAGCGTGACGATGCGGTCCAACCGCTCCACGTCCATGCGCAGCGAACGGCCCCGGGGCATCGCGCGGGCCTCGCTCCGCGGCGGGGCGTCCTCGAACGGGACGACCACCGTGGGCGGAGGGCTCGCGTCCTTCGACTTGCCGGTGGCCCCACCCTCGAGCAGGCGGGCCAGCTGGGCCTGGTGCGTGGGCCCCAGCTGGTCCACGCCCGCGAGCGCGGCCCGCGTCAGCTCCCGCAGGTGGTCCACCGCGCCGAGCAACAAGGAGACCCAGGGCTCGCCCACCGCGAGGCGTTGGTCGAGCAGGGCCTGGATGAGGTCCTCGGCCCCGTGGACGTAGTCCGTCAGCGATTGGAAGCCGAGCGAGCTGCCACTGCCCTTGAGGTTGTGGGCCAGTCGGAAGAGCGCTCGCAGGTGCTCGTCGTCCGGGCGGGCCTCCAGCGCGATGAGGGTCTCCTCCATCGAGGAGAGCAGCTCCTCCGCTTCCTCGGAGAAGACGGCCAGCACCTGCTGCCACTCCGCCCCCATGCCTGGAGGGGGTCCCTTCATGTCGGCGCTCACGTCTCACACCTCACCAGGTGGACGTGCGTCCCCAGCAGCCGGGCCCCCAGGCCGGGGGGCGCCACGAAGCAACACATCGGGTCGGAGGTCATGAGGATGGACTTCGAACAACAGTGTCACGAATCGGACACGACGCTATCGCGCATGGATAAAAGTTTCAATGTCTCGAATCAATTCATGCCAACCCCGACGAGCACGAGTCGTGATGAGTCATTGCGGGGTGTTTCCGACCTTGGCCGGGGCGCGTCGTACCCGTCAATCCCAGACACATCGTGTCGACACGGGAAGTGCGACACGCGCCAGGCGTGACTCCACTCCGCGCGCGACGTCGTCCACGGACTCGCGAGAATCACGGCCCGGGTGGAATCAGGGTCCGGGCGTCGCCAACACGGGTGCGTGCTGAGAACTCACGCGGTGCAAGTCGCCGGCCAGGGTGGCCTGAAACCCGGGTTTGGCGCGCCTCCCGGCCAGACTTCCCTCCGTGGCGCAAACACTCCCGAGCCCTGGAGCAACGGCGGCCTGAGCCGTCCGGAGGGCAGGCACACTGCCTGGTTCTCCCACTCCGAGGTCCGTCCGTGACACGCACCCTCCGCACCCTAGGGCTCCTTCTCTCCACGTTGTGTCTCACCTCGCTGACGGGCTGCGACGACGACACCCCCTCCACGCCCGACGCGGGCCGGGACGCGGGCATCGATTCGGGCTCCGACTCGGGACAGGACGCGGGCGGCGACGCGGGTCCCCAGGAGGTCCCCGACGCGGGCGGCGACGCGGGCCCCTATGTCTGGGACGGCACCTACGTGCCGCTGGAGGAGACGGGCGATATCGACGACCAGGGCCTGCTGGCCACCTGCAAGTACGACCCGAGGAACGTCCCCGCCGCCATCTGCAATGAGCTGGACCGCGCCGACCTCTTCGATTTGTCGCAATGTGACGTGACGACCCTCGGCGCGCTGCCCGCGGAGGGCATCTATCAGGTCGAGCTGCGGGGGGAGCGCGCGCTGGCGGATGGAGGCACCCGCATCATCCCGTCCGGGGCCGGCTTCCAGCTGCGGGGCGATGGCGGCACGAGCACCCTGTATGACACGCCCCTGCTCAAGCTCGACATGGAGGCAGACCGCTTCGTCCTGCAGGGCCAGCAGACCCGGACCCAGCTCGTCATGAACCTGACGGGCTGCGAGACGAAGGCGCCCAACATCCTCACCGGCTGCTTCGCGTATTGCACCCGCGGCAGGTTCTCCTTCGGCGGCACCTTCGAGGCCCACCGCGTGGCGCTCCAGGGCGCCGAGCCCCAGTCCTCGGGCGGGCTCGAGCTGTTGTCCGAGCGCCGCGTCCCCACGGGCCACGCCGTGGACGTCCACGTCGCCAAGGGACACGCGTACGTCGTCTCCCTCCCCGTCGGGGAGCAGCAGGGCGGGCTCGCCGTGTTCGACGTGAGCAACCCGCGCAGCCCGGTGCAGACCGCCGCCATCAGCCTGCCCGGGGACAACTTCTGGAACAGCGCGTGGGCCAAGGGCGACGCGCTCTACATCGCGAGCAGCGCCTCCGGCTTCATCGTCTACGACATCTCCCAGCCCGCCGAGCCGCTCTTCGTGCGCAGCGTGGCCACGGGGGGCGCGGGAGGCGCGCACACGGTGCTGGTGGAGGGCAACTTCCTGTACGCCATGGACCCCATCTCCGGCACCTTCATCTACGAGCTGACCCACCCCTTCGACCCGGTGCTGCGCGCCGTCATCCCGGGTGGGCCGCATGACGCCTTCGTCTACGAGGGGCGCCTGTACCTGAGCGACTCCTTCGACGGCTACGCCATCCACGACCTGTCCAACCTGGAGGACATCCGCGAGCTGGGCCGCTTCCCCCGGCCGGATGGCTTCGCGCACCACAACGCGGTGGGCACCTTCGGCGGGAAGACCATCGCGTTCGAGGGCGGCGAGTTCAACGCCTCCCACGTGCGCGCGCTCGACGTCAGCGACCCGGCGAACATCGTGAAGATTGGCGCCTTCAAGATGCGGCGGGTCACCTCCATGCACAACCTCATCCTGCGCGGCAACCTGCTCTACATCGCGTGGTACCACGAGGGCCTGCGCGTGGTGGACGTCTCCAATCCCACCCAGATGCGCCAGGTGGCGCACTACCACGTGTTCCGCGAGACGGACCCGCTCCGGGGTGACAACATCTTCGAGGGCCTCTTCGGCATCCGGCTGCCAGGCGACGGCCACGTCTACACCGCCGAGTCCTCCCGAGGGCTGATGATCTTCAACGAGCTGTGAGCCTCAGCGGCCCCCGGGTACGCCCGGGGGCCGGTATCCCAGGCATTGGCGGTCGCGACAGGAGGGTGAGGTACGCTGGGGCTGGACTCCGTCAGCCAAGGCCCCCATGACCGCACAGCGCCACGACACCGTCGAGTACCGCAAGCACGGCTTCGAGCTCGCGGGGGTCCAGGGCACGGGCCTGTTCGAGCCCTCCGCCCACGCGCTGACGCCCTGGGCCATGTCGACGGCCTGTCAGCGGGGCTTCCTCTGCCGCTACCGTGTCGCGGACAAGCGGCTGCTGCTGGAGGAGCTGCGCATCGGCTTGTCGGCCCAGGAGGAACAGGCCGTCCGGGAGGGCCACGGCCCGCCGCTGTCCGGGCAGCTCCCCACCTACGTCAGCGAGACGCACGAGCGGGTCGTCTACACGCGCCTGCGCGCCCCCGTGGCCTTCACCGGGGGGCTCTTGGTGGTGGACGGCTTCAACCGACGAGCGCCCTTCCACGAAGGGCTCCACCCCGCCTGGGGACGCAAGCGCGTCCAGGAGCTCCTCTTCGAGGGGGGCCGACTGGTGGAGGAGCGCGACTGTGACGGGGTGATGGCGCGGGTGCACGAGCAGGCGCGCGAGAAGTCCCTGGAGCTGGAGCTCGCGCCCCACCGGGCGCAGGTCGCCCAGTGGCTCGCGGACGCGTTCCGTCGGGACTACGGCGCGGACTGAGCCGTGGCGCGCGCGGTCGGACGTGCCTCAGTTGCAACCCTGGCCCGTCAGCCAGTCCACGCCCCGGGTGCGCGAGGCCGTGCCGCTCGAGCCTCCCCCATCCGTGTTGGAGAAGGACAAGGACACGCTGGCGCCGGACGTCTGGTTCCGGATTTCCATCGTCAGGTTGTTGGGAATCAGCGCCGTGGTGTTCGGATAGTTCGCGCCGATGGTGTAGCGCAGCCG
Encoded proteins:
- a CDS encoding CheR family methyltransferase, yielding MRLPATADAMSDFTRLLAPPPVLTARELALFQALVEREAGIHLSQSKDALVANRLSRRLRELGLTSFGAYYAYVTERGHEAEKVRMLDSLCTHETAFFREPQHFELLRERVFPDWIAQANAGRRARSIRVWSAACSTGEEPYSLAMCLLEAFPRGSGWSLEVLATDLSTWALERTQEGLWGLERAATIPPPLLRAYMLKGVRTQEGMMKAGPELRALMRYARVNLNAPGEWPPGPFDLIFCRNVLIYFGAEARGRVIGGMLQRLAPTGYFFLGHAESLIGVDVDVRSVSANVYTPRLGATPRY
- a CDS encoding LVIVD repeat-containing protein, whose amino-acid sequence is MTRTLRTLGLLLSTLCLTSLTGCDDDTPSTPDAGRDAGIDSGSDSGQDAGGDAGPQEVPDAGGDAGPYVWDGTYVPLEETGDIDDQGLLATCKYDPRNVPAAICNELDRADLFDLSQCDVTTLGALPAEGIYQVELRGERALADGGTRIIPSGAGFQLRGDGGTSTLYDTPLLKLDMEADRFVLQGQQTRTQLVMNLTGCETKAPNILTGCFAYCTRGRFSFGGTFEAHRVALQGAEPQSSGGLELLSERRVPTGHAVDVHVAKGHAYVVSLPVGEQQGGLAVFDVSNPRSPVQTAAISLPGDNFWNSAWAKGDALYIASSASGFIVYDISQPAEPLFVRSVATGGAGGAHTVLVEGNFLYAMDPISGTFIYELTHPFDPVLRAVIPGGPHDAFVYEGRLYLSDSFDGYAIHDLSNLEDIRELGRFPRPDGFAHHNAVGTFGGKTIAFEGGEFNASHVRALDVSDPANIVKIGAFKMRRVTSMHNLILRGNLLYIAWYHEGLRVVDVSNPTQMRQVAHYHVFRETDPLRGDNIFEGLFGIRLPGDGHVYTAESSRGLMIFNEL
- a CDS encoding DUF2306 domain-containing protein — protein: MTRKARWFVFGFLCVAVGLYPISYFLAGSTFGIRGSKDEALLMDLVWNAAFYVHIAMGGLALAVGWTQFVARLRLRYPRAHRSLGKIYVGAVFLSGLAAVYIGFFATGGFIAASGFVSLGVIWLATTAWAWWLIRNRRVEEHRLMMTYSFAACFAAVTLRLWMPVLVHSLGDFVTAYRIVAWLCWVPNLGVAYLMSRRQLPMRELVAS
- a CDS encoding chemotaxis protein CheA translates to MKGPPPGMGAEWQQVLAVFSEEAEELLSSMEETLIALEARPDDEHLRALFRLAHNLKGSGSSLGFQSLTDYVHGAEDLIQALLDQRLAVGEPWVSLLLGAVDHLRELTRAALAGVDQLGPTHQAQLARLLEGGATGKSKDASPPPTVVVPFEDAPPRSEARAMPRGRSLRMDVERLDRIVTLAAELSIARGRMTQFLMEAEASGASWDEALTQQREMDPLFQELQDEVMRVRMVPVGPLFRQHLRTVRDLARAQGKLALLELEGEDVTLDTAVLEALRDPLLHLLRNALDHGIEAPAERQAAGKEACGRLRLRAVHEAGGVVVELSDDGRGIQRERVRERARERGLVANPERLRDEEVDRLIFEPGFSTARAVTELSGRGVGMDVVRRDVEAMRGTVAVRTREGHGTTMTLRLPLTLAVIQGFAMGVGDQVYVVPIELVQECLELPASQRTGDEAGMLALRGQPLPYLRLRSVFGVGGTAPGRENVVVLRHPDGIVGLAVDHLQGEGQRVIRPLGRLFQDAPGISGSTILGDGRVGLILDTSALVRRAIRRAAESPESLFLESALTPGADPRASFSRASPET
- a CDS encoding chemotaxis protein CheW — translated: MSDSIEKSGRSNFLSFMLAGEEYGVGILRVREIIEHRPITRVPGMPAAVQGVINLRGSVVPVVDLAVKFGLPPRPITRWTCFVIVEVSLDGRQSAMGLLADSVSEVLELGPEDIEQPPAFGTRVRLDFLLGLGRHEDTFILLLDLDRLLSVAELLSLETASAEPTAGAETLDTPVPVVVEPIPDEAPGNG
- a CDS encoding YjzC family protein; this translates as MATVGERFKTGTTCPVWGNYIFDGYTDNTTTPAPTSEERVIQLNVGATFPPVRSTNKGAYWKLARIL
- a CDS encoding methyl-accepting chemotaxis protein — translated: MFDNLSITRKLLLAFTTLVVILIGVVLATYSTLSRTAAADVGSKQSTEVLMTVRTLEGDLSDLETGQRGFLITGDDRFLDSYTAARISLAQNLNHIRELTLASSRQQERLQEVRDLAQQWQGQYLESTIARRREVVAGKADLSAIFEEVKGARGKEMADRMRSLLTEVASEESALQTRRAEDVARLVELLYDTLIFGGALGVMLAGALSFILTRSIVRPLTEAVQVTEQVTGGDLTASISVRGKDETGQMMTGMREMIHRLSGVISEVRGAAGSLSSASTQVAAASQSLSQGTSTQAASVEETTASLEQLNLTISQNAENSRQMEQMAVKGARDAEESGRAVKETVDAMNAIAERISIIEEIAYQTNLLALNAAVEAARAGEHGRGFSVVATEVRKLAERSQKSAKEIGALASASVRVAERSGQLLAELVPGIRRTAELVQQVTTVSKEQAIGVSQMNRAMVQVDQVTQRNASAAEELSSTAEEMATQAESLLQMMTFFRLADGSGYGGRGLSLPKPPTQRPPSSPARSLFAAAQGPMPASPAPGSNQDFQRF